The Priestia koreensis genomic interval GAACAACGTGGTGGCAGAGGAAATGTCGATCACGATTTCTTATCTAGCTGATTATCTTGTGGAAATTGAAATGGTTGAATGGAATGGATTTTACTCTATTATTTATGGTGTTCAAAATCCAACGAATGAGGTTCTCTACTACGAGGGAAGAAACCCGTTTGATTCTTTCAACAACGATAAGCTTAAGCGCTATTGGAGCCAAACTCCAGCTTCTGTTATCCGTTTTTATAACGAACTTCATAACGGGTTTTACTATTATGCAAGCGAGTCAATGGGACTTGTACCTGTCGAAGAAATTTGTTATCTAGATGACTATGAGTGGGGAATAGTAGATGATTTGGAGAAGCCACTAGCTATTCAATTCTCTTCTTCATTTGGTTTCTTTGCAAATGGAATGGGTGATCATGTTGTAATAGATTACAGCCAGATTCATCAAAAGTGGGCAACACTATGGTTCCACGATGATCAGCCGACCTATGGGATTGAATTTTGGGATGTCATTGATGAATGGACAACAATTGGATTTCAAGTGTAAAAGCGATGGCTGTCAAAGCCAGCGCTTTTTCTTTGCTAGAATCAAAATATCCATATTATAGAATGATAGGAATATAATAGATTTTTGAATTTTCTGTCATTGTGTGACGTTTATCATAGAAAGAAAAAAGTAAATAAGTAAAAGTTAATGGATTTTTTTGGTTTTAATTCCTTATGTTAGGGGTATATGTAGACATATATTCTCATTTTTAGAATATTTGCCGAGAACCTTTGACCTCGGGCAAAAAAGTTTTTACAATTAGTGTAAATCCATATAAGGGAGAGATGTTCAATGTCAGGAATTATTCGCGTAACACCAGCTGAACTTCGTGAAATGTCAGGTCGCTACAATACAGAAAGTGGTCATGTTCAAGAATTAGTTAGTCGTCTTGATGGAATGAAAAGCCAACTTCAAGATATGTGGGAAGGTGCATCAAGTGATGCGTTCGCAGCACAATACGAAGAATTAAAGCCTTCTTTCGTACAAATGCACAATTTATTAGCTGATATTGCGAAGCAATTAAGCGACTCTGCTAACGTTCTTGAAGATACTGACAACCAAATTGCGAGCCAAATTCGCGGTTAATTACGTCATCTAACAATCTAATGAAATGTCAAAGGAGCGCCAAATTCTTAGCTGATGAAGGCGCTCCTTCTATGTTTTGAGGTGATAATGTGTATATAGAAGTGACGATTGATTTGAAAAACTACACGGGAGAACGCCTAGATTTACGCCTCTCTAACTATCATTCTATTAAAAAGATGATTGATATTGTATGGCAAGCGAACCGCATTGCCCGTCTGCCTCGTCAAGGATACTGGGTTCGAATTCCAAACAAACAGATGGTGCTATCGGGAAACGAGAAGTTAGCCGATTGTGGGATTACGACAGGAGACTGCATTGAAATTCTGTGAAGGAGTCTGCGAGAATGTCAGAGAAAAAACCAACTTATCTAGAACAGCAAATAGATGCTGAAATTATAAAAGAAAAAGGCACCTACACCTTCACATTTCAACGAGAGA includes:
- a CDS encoding SMI1/KNR4 family protein codes for the protein MITFLQKYRKGINLLTKEEIADLSPSTIPDYWISVFQADTFSERKSRLLAAWNNVVAEEMSITISYLADYLVEIEMVEWNGFYSIIYGVQNPTNEVLYYEGRNPFDSFNNDKLKRYWSQTPASVIRFYNELHNGFYYYASESMGLVPVEEICYLDDYEWGIVDDLEKPLAIQFSSSFGFFANGMGDHVVIDYSQIHQKWATLWFHDDQPTYGIEFWDVIDEWTTIGFQV
- a CDS encoding EsaB/YukD family protein — encoded protein: MYIEVTIDLKNYTGERLDLRLSNYHSIKKMIDIVWQANRIARLPRQGYWVRIPNKQMVLSGNEKLADCGITTGDCIEIL
- a CDS encoding WXG100 family type VII secretion target — its product is MSGIIRVTPAELREMSGRYNTESGHVQELVSRLDGMKSQLQDMWEGASSDAFAAQYEELKPSFVQMHNLLADIAKQLSDSANVLEDTDNQIASQIRG